TAGGTATAATAGTAAGAAGTAGTGTATGCCGATTGATGGAGATATTTTAGGGGTAAACTGATGCATGTAATTAAATtccatttatttcattaaatatcttAGATTAAACTGCACTCTACAAATTAACAAAACGTGTACATCAAAAGAGACTCCTTCTTTTTTGAAGTTGGTTTAAAACACAAACGCCttctcaatataaaatatatctacggCAGAGTGCAGTTTTGCTATAAAATTTTTGTAGGCACTtgagaaatatttgtttattattcaatttttttatacattttaaacatttaaaaaacaacattccTCGTCAGTAATTTGAAATCATTGCTAAAATAACGACGTTGACGAGGACAAGGTTGTAAACACATTAATCTCTTACAAAAGGTACACGCCACAAGTGCAAAATTTCTATatagaaaatacaatataagtattACGATTTAAACATAAAGACGACGATAGTTCCTTATGTTAGCTTTACATTTCCAACGCATGCGAAGAATTCACTAGAAATTACAACAGAATGAAATTCTTGAATCGACAACAATGTAACAACAATCGCGGCGAACGTAAACATAACAACAATTACTTAACAATTACCACACGCGGATTTGTTTGTCGTTCAACTGctttgaaagtaataaaaatataatttatcatacgGTTCATAGTTTGAGAttcatagtttattatttttttgtatactgtCAATATAAGTAGCGAAAAGTTATGTATAGTAAGTTCTGTCACGAAATTGACAAATAAACGGACACTCTcagattaatatgtatatatattttcatgtccACAGAGTTATTTACTGTGCACGTTGACTAGCAGGCATTTCAAAGGTGcgtgtatttacaaaaaaattggtcggagtattaaatatgtttatagtaacattttaagtGAACTTGTAGATGTTAATAGAAATCATATTCTATAGTGCTAGTTGACACTCGGATGTGattgttttcatataaataaactctACAAAACCCCATTGAAATGCAATGACATCAGTGGCAAATATAACCGAAGATCTTTGTAAAATATGTGACGGCCGAGTCGAGTGCGCGCCAACAGCTATACTCCTGATTTCCCTCGTTCATACTCTGTACGGACATATAGGGTCTGAGCCCGATTATTTTCGCAATAATAAAGTTTCACTTAAATCGGAAAGTAAGAGGGAATTTGAAGATAAGCCGCGATACAAGCTGGCGTACAGGAGCAAATTTTTAGAAGACGATAAGAATTATGACGACGAAGATTATATGAATTTagaatatgattttattgtcATAGGCGGTGGCACGGCCGGCTGCGTCGTAGCAAGTCGATTATCAGAAAATAGAAAATGGAAGGTACGAattgaaattgtatatttttataaaaatagatcaatattaattatatttgtgattaaagcaatattttgaaaagaaaattaatacatattcataaaatgaATCAGGCTGTCTGTCCTTAATTGTTGCAGCTTAGTGTCAGGTTAACTAATTTATTGGAATGTTAGTATATTTCCATAATATGTCATAAGTATAACAAACACGAATAGGTTCTAAGTCATTATTAGTGGAAGCATTGAtagattattgttttaaaaaacgatttttttggATTGTTACTTTTTCAGGTTCTACTTATAGAAGCAGGTCATGAACAACCTAAAATAGCTTCAATTCCCGGTCTTACGAGTGAATTTAAAGGGTCTTCTTTAGACTGGCAATATTCTATGAGACCGAAAAAAGGGTAAGGTTATGGAAGCTGTATTTGGCTAACTTCTAGTTTATATCTAAACGCTTATAGTGTTCATTTACACGACGCATACCGACGGTACTGGTTATCTCTTGAATATATTTCAGATTTTGTCAAAACCGCCCTAGCGGCTGCGAGGTCGTTCAAGGCAGAGTTCTAGGGGGCACATCTACTATTAACGATATGGCGTACATGAGAGGCAGTCCCGCGGATTACGACGAATGGGCTCTCAATGGCAACGAAGGGTGGAGCTTTAGCCAAGTGCTGCCCTACTTTAAATACTCAGAGGGGAATTATGACAAGGACATATCAAAGAGTAAACTCTTTCACTCCACACAAGGGCCATTAGATGTAGGACGATACCCTTACGTCGACGACAACGCCGATGTTCTTCTCAGTGCTTTCAATGATCTCGGTTATAATTACACtgatgtaaatggaaaaaaTCAGTTAGGATTCATGAGGATACAGACAATGTCGTATATTGGAGAGCGCGTAAGTTCATACAACGCCTTTATCGAACCGATACGAAAACTGAgaacaaatattgaaatagttacgGAAGCTTTAgtcactaaaattttattaaaagaaaatagagATAGTGTTAAGGTTATCGGAgtagaatatattacaaatgGCACTAAAGTTACGGCGAAAGCATCGAAGGAAGTTATTTTAAGTGCTGGTGCTATCAACTCAGCCAAACTCCTGATGCAATCTGGTATAGGGCCTAAAGACTACTTAGAATATTTGAACATTAAAGTTTTCAATGATTTACCGGTTGGAGGTAATTTTCATGATCATCTGTCGGTTTGTCTACCtgtcataaaacttataaaaacagCCACTACATCTAACTTTCCAGAAAAGTTAAAGGACATAACGAATTATTATTCGAAAGGAATTGGACCTCTTTCGACGAATTTTCAAGTCGTAGCTTTTTACGAAACAAGTATCTCAGAAATTCTTAAAACGCCTGATATTGAATTTAGATTCCGTGGTCACAATTCAAATATGTACTACGACAAGATGGATATTTGTACATCTCTCCTAACTCCTAGGAGCAGAGGACAGATCGTACTGAATGCGACCGATCCTATATTTGGAGCTCCTTTGATTTACCCTAATTTTCTCAAGGATCCTACTGATGAAAAGAAACTATTAGAAGGCATACAAGAAGTTGTAAAATTATTCGATACTGAAGTATTCAAAAATGCAGAATTCGAATTTGATCCACGACCCATATTGAAAAATGAATGTAGTGACCATGAACGAGTTTCTGAAGAATTTTGGTCGTGTATAGTGAGACAATTTTCGGCTCCGTTGCATAATTATGTTGGGACTTGTAAAATGGGCCCGTCAAAAGACCCAGAGTCTGTAGTTGATAATAGCCTCAGAGTCTATGGTGTAACTAATTTGAGAGTAGTCGATTCATCGATAATACCTAAAATAACGAGGGGTTCTACAGCAGCTCCCGTTATTATGATTGCTGAGAAAGCCagtgatttaataaaaagcgtttggtattaaaatagatttattataaggcttaaaatttaataaagaatcaGTTTTATCATCGgttgttataaaaatttgatttgttttctttCCAGTCTTTCATTATAAACTTAGTAGCTTTTTCTGCAATCATCACTGTCGGTGCAAATATTCCACCTCGAACATGTGTGGGCATTACAGAAGCGTCTACTATTCGAAGCCTTTCAACTCCGTGTACTTTAAGATCATAGTTAACTACAGATGTAGTTTTATTTCCACCCATTCGGCACGTTCCTATTGGATTCCCCATCGCTTTAGTATAATGTCTTGCTATACAATTCCACTGATCTCTATTCTGTAATCTATCGCAAGGAAATAGATCAAGTGGAGCTAATTTAATCTCTGCACGTTTAAACTCTTTATTTTCAAGCATTTGCAAAGCGATATCAACACTGTCTATTATTGCATCTAAATCTTCTGACTCCTTTAAAAGATTCGCTTGTATGACTGGCCGACCATATTTTGGATTTCTCTTATTTAGTGTTACTTTCCCTTTGCTCTTAGGTTTTAATAAAACCGGATTTACAATTACTAAATTGTAATATGGTAACGGTAAGCTAGATTCTTCTGCTGTGTGTACGGTGACGTTTGTCAACATGAATTTGTCGCTTCTTATGTAATTACCTTCCAATGCTAACTCAATGTCAGGtccgtttttattttcaaaaagttGAATAAATGCTGACACTTGGTTAATTCCTCGTGAGGCTAAGGGCCCTCCTCTGTTTTGGAACCATGTTTTAAAATCATCTATGATTTGGCTTTCAGTATATGGTGTTACGTCACTTAATGTAAAGGCCAAGCCACCAGTTGTTACTTGATCTTGATAATCAGCACCGACCGGAAGGTCAACGTAAACTGAGATATTATGCTTCGCCAATTCAGCTGTAGGTCCTATACCGGATAGATGAAGTAATCTTACATTATTAATGGCTCCTGCCGTTATAATAGTTTCTCTTTTAGCGTAAGCAGCTTGCGCTTTGCCTTTTTCAACTTCATATATAACGCCATCAATAGTTTTTTCCTGTTCATCGGTGATAAGTTTTGTAACAGTCGCACCCGTTTTTACAGTTAGGTTTTTTCTATGCCTTACTGGTTTAAGGAACGCACTATTTGTACTTAATCTTGTGTTATTAAACATaacaaattgattatttatagcGGCTTCTGGGACATTTGTATTGATGTCAATCGAACGAAAGCCCAACTCTGCAAATGCACCTAGAAATAGTTCCATATATCGATCGACGTGTTTGAATCTTTGCACATGCATTTCTCCGCCGCGAGAATGATAGAAAGAGTTCATTAGAACATCGTAGTCACCTGAAAAGACATTTggatattctaaatatttgctaataataataagtataattacatatatattaaaagtgaataaATGTAAGTCGTTGTAGTTTAGTTAAGtccaataataaatatgtatttatgtacgaGTACATATTTATGTCATCAGCACTTACAAATATAGTTCGtaatttgcaattaattaaatttgcatttaatattaaatataccataaatataaatttcttctatggatttttttatacaaaatatcgaGAAGACCACcaatacttttattacaaatcaattaaaaGTACTTGCTCCCATGGGTTGTGAACTGTATTTTTTGCATATCCTGATACTTTTTCTGGACCTGCGGTCGTTTTCtttgaagtattatttattcatttattatcttAACTCACCATTGTCTTCGGAAGCCTTAAAGTGTTCTATCAAGTTCTCAAATTTCCATCCTGCAGAGTCAGGGGCAAGATTATCGTGCCATGCATCATAATCTTTCTTAGACCCTCGGGTATACTTCATATCATTGGTAACGCTTGATCCTCCCAACACTTTACCAGTTTTGACTTCACAGCTACCTCCAGGTCGTGAGAGACAAGAGAAGCCATTTCTCTCAGTTCTAAAATTCCATAGAATAGGACGGAACTCCTCTGTTGGTACACCTGGTatgttataatctatattttcttCTTCACCAGCCTCGATGAGTAAAaccttgaatattaattatacatatatatataatgacaaGAAACTCAttgaaactatatatttttaacgtatatTAAGGTAATGAGACTATAACCATCAAAATAAATTCCTTAAATTCGTTTATCTGATGGAATTATCTTTAACTGAGcgaataatacaattaatgtgaatgaaaaataaaagacCCGTACCTTCCATTCAGGAACAGCAGATAGTCTGTTCGCAAGTACACATCCAGCAGTTCCTCCGCCGACAATTATGAAATCAAACACACTATTCTGAACATTCTTCTCATCAGCTTTGCTTCTCGTCGCTTTGGAAAATAGATCTCCGTTCACCAATGATAAACTTCCTAGTATCACGTTCAAATGTATGAAGGCACTGAAGTATAAAATTAagctatttgttataaattctcCGTATGTAATACAGAGTTGATGTTTAAGATGATATTTGCTAAGCAATTTTGGAACAATACTTTGATACtagattttatcaaattataattgaatactttCATACGAGTTGTGGTATCGTAATGCCCgttatatagtaaaatacaaagtcaataTTACAAACGTATAACtgtttacatttaaactttGCTTAGAAGGTGTTCGGTTAGACAATAATGTGTTTTCTTTcgtatatcataaattaattatgataaaaaaagagAAATCACCGCTCGACACCTGCTAAACAACTTTATAAGTGAAGCTGTATATAAACAGTCTTCTAAGTAAAATGCCAACCTGCGAAACACTTTAATCTCCATTTCAAATCACCAGAGACGACACAGgcgatattattattgaaaatatcattGATTTTGTATAACAATTTAGGTAATCACTCGGCACAACTAAGAGCCATCGAGCAGAGAATAGAATTGAATGCATGCATACACGCTCGATCGCGTAATCCTAAGTATTAGGAAGGTTATTTGGCAACAGGACGGAGTTTTCAGTTGAAAagtaattcttatataattaaatgttccGGTGTTCAATGacgaatgtaatttatttgttattatgtatGATTTATGTACAACATCAGTGCTGTTATGTACCACCGTATACTATCGTGTATATTGTCTAAAGTATTaggaattaattttctttaatttgttatgttttgttgaaacaaaatgattttaaataacaattgccTTCGCCTCTAGCTTTCAACTTGAAATATATGATGGTTAGATTTACTGCTGATAAATATTCTACAGattgtcaaatatattaaaaaggctTGAAGACTACCACGCTGTTCTAATGGCAGACTTGCAACCGCGTCCCGTAGGTTTCCTCGTGGCGGTTTTTACCGTCGACTACGAAATAAATTGTCAACACAAGTTAAACacctcaataataataatttatcagtgATGCCAAAAACACaacattgtattaaattaaaaattatacaatctaTAATATGATTAGTGCCCGTACAAGCTTTCGTTCCATAAGACCTAAGCttataaatcaatgaaataaacACTGATTTGTGATAAGGCccctttaatttgatttgataaactTTACAACGAGAAAGGGCAATAAATTGAAGTAACATCACTCTTTAATCGCAAACAGAGAGGCCAGGGGCAGACAGGCAGGGAATGCTAAGCGTGTACCGGAAATTAAACTGGCTCGCACATAGTTTATGACGTCCAGTTCTTGTGGTCATTTAGGAGAGTTGTGGTCATATCTCTAAGTTATGTGATCAAAGTGAGACCGATAAGCTTTATTTATCTGTGTATCGTGACCCAAACTCGTCTGGTGGGGTAAGGGTGTTGACAAATGATCTCTCTGACAATttgttttaggtttttttttatcataccgAATGTTGTAATTATGTCTtgagttttaaagatttaacaaataagatttaataaataagaaacacgttgaataaaaaacaaagaagTGACAttctattttatgtttattaataaaaaatttagaatcTTTTCATTGTGTACAGCTCCCGCAGCAAAACTGAATATGTTACGTAGGTGATACAACAAGGCAACGGATAGGAATAGTATTTAATACTCTCTGACAACATTAGAttcttttttaaacaaaaaatattccaaaaggcaaacatttgtaataatttattttttcggaATCGCATCGCAGGTCTGTTTTCACCGGTGAGTTAGTatctaaaactttttatttatttttatctcattttctatatatactttagtttaataattaattataactcaaTCAAACAAATCACGAGGTTTGGACCAATAgagcttaaatattttctgacttcaaattttcaatagcCCCAGAGTACAGACACAGGCCTGGGAAATTACGTAAAATCGTTTGACCGGCGCCTAATATCTCTCCGTTCGTATCGCAACCGTATGACCGTCCTGATTGAGAGCACGACAGAAGAGAGAGAATCAGTGTTTGAGCGCACAAACACAAACACAAACACAGCGACTCTATAAATCCTATAATTTATTCCGCACCACGTGTACGGTGGGTCTTTGATATTGACTGATGCGACGGAACATCCGCCCGAAAGAGATATTGAAGGTaacgtcatcatcatcaccatcatatttcatttaaactataagaaaattaaaaacaatttatgctTATTTTGTGCCCTTCTAATATATACTTAAGCTGTAACGGTACgtatctaataaattaaaattatcgagttaactactttaataaaatatgcaaattaacTACCAATGaggcttttaaaatattaacttgatcgactcatttaaaataatgtttcgcAAGAGGAAACAGggatatttgtattttcataatagttgctatttcaaataattaatctttgtcGGTaatcaacttaaaaatatattcaattactatgtttatgttataaacGAAACGATTAATGATCAATATGTAATTTGTGCATCCACGTGGATTATGGgtttatacataattacatttaagattacattttattttatcaaaattaattattttatgttcctgatgaaatattaaatagggCGCTGTCAATGAAGATATGTAGCCCTATtacatattaaagttaaaataa
The window above is part of the Vanessa tameamea isolate UH-Manoa-2023 chromosome 18, ilVanTame1 primary haplotype, whole genome shotgun sequence genome. Proteins encoded here:
- the LOC113397009 gene encoding glucose dehydrogenase [FAD, quinone]-like; protein product: MEIKVFRSAFIHLNVILGSLSLVNGDLFSKATRSKADEKNVQNSVFDFIIVGGGTAGCVLANRLSAVPEWKVLLIEAGEEENIDYNIPGVPTEEFRPILWNFRTERNGFSCLSRPGGSCEVKTGKVLGGSSVTNDMKYTRGSKKDYDAWHDNLAPDSAGWKFENLIEHFKASEDNGDYDVLMNSFYHSRGGEMHVQRFKHVDRYMELFLGAFAELGFRSIDINTNVPEAAINNQFVMFNNTRLSTNSAFLKPVRHRKNLTVKTGATVTKLITDEQEKTIDGVIYEVEKGKAQAAYAKRETIITAGAINNVRLLHLSGIGPTAELAKHNISVYVDLPVGADYQDQVTTGGLAFTLSDVTPYTESQIIDDFKTWFQNRGGPLASRGINQVSAFIQLFENKNGPDIELALEGNYIRSDKFMLTNVTVHTAEESSLPLPYYNLVIVNPVLLKPKSKGKVTLNKRNPKYGRPVIQANLLKESEDLDAIIDSVDIALQMLENKEFKRAEIKLAPLDLFPCDRLQNRDQWNCIARHYTKAMGNPIGTCRMGGNKTTSVVNYDLKVHGVERLRIVDASVMPTHVRGGIFAPTVMIAEKATKFIMKDWKENKSNFYNNR
- the LOC113397000 gene encoding glucose dehydrogenase [FAD, quinone]-like is translated as MTSVANITEDLCKICDGRVECAPTAILLISLVHTLYGHIGSEPDYFRNNKVSLKSESKREFEDKPRYKLAYRSKFLEDDKNYDDEDYMNLEYDFIVIGGGTAGCVVASRLSENRKWKVLLIEAGHEQPKIASIPGLTSEFKGSSLDWQYSMRPKKGFCQNRPSGCEVVQGRVLGGTSTINDMAYMRGSPADYDEWALNGNEGWSFSQVLPYFKYSEGNYDKDISKSKLFHSTQGPLDVGRYPYVDDNADVLLSAFNDLGYNYTDVNGKNQLGFMRIQTMSYIGERVSSYNAFIEPIRKLRTNIEIVTEALVTKILLKENRDSVKVIGVEYITNGTKVTAKASKEVILSAGAINSAKLLMQSGIGPKDYLEYLNIKVFNDLPVGGNFHDHLSVCLPVIKLIKTATTSNFPEKLKDITNYYSKGIGPLSTNFQVVAFYETSISEILKTPDIEFRFRGHNSNMYYDKMDICTSLLTPRSRGQIVLNATDPIFGAPLIYPNFLKDPTDEKKLLEGIQEVVKLFDTEVFKNAEFEFDPRPILKNECSDHERVSEEFWSCIVRQFSAPLHNYVGTCKMGPSKDPESVVDNSLRVYGVTNLRVVDSSIIPKITRGSTAAPVIMIAEKASDLIKSVWY